The region CACCACATAATAGGAAATAATAAGCTTTCTACCAACCTGCAGATGGTCTCTTCTACGAGATCTAAGGTCTCGATCTCTTCTTCATCCTCCACATCTTCCTCCCTTTAGAATAAACAAGGTAAAACATAGGTACAGAATTCTGAAAGCCAATaagaaaacaagaacaaaaacCTAAACTACAACTATATAGTGATTCTACGCTTGGCCAGGCCTCCTTTACATGATGTttcataggcctataatggagaacgCGGCTCCAGTTATCATCATTGATAATTGGTCAAGTGTgaacatacagaaaaaaaatctcatctgTACAATCTGTTATTACTAAGGTCAAGCATCATGAAATGTAGATCCAATAattgaacagtcttgtcacctcaaATCTACAATGTTCTAAAATGTATATACGGTAGTCATCATATAATAGGAAACAATAAGCCTTCCACAAACCTGCTGATggtccctccttcctcctcctcctcctcctcgtcttcctcttcctcatcttcctccctttTGAAGAAATAAGATAAAATATAGGCACATTATCTAGAAAGCCAATAAGTAACCAAGACCAAAAAGCCAAAACTACAACTATATAATAGACAACTTATATAACAATTTCCTCATACACTGCTAGAACTGATCTCCCTCTCGTTATGAGCGGGGGGTCCTGATCTATGACCATGGCAGTGGTAGAGAAGTCACATTCACCAGCTGTGCCCAACCTTCTTATAATGTAACCCTACTTTTTCTATAGACTTACGGAATTGGCTGCACACTTGGCCACAAAGAGACTTCATTGTATTTGAATCTCCTACAATAGAAAACAGAACTGCGGTTAGAATAATCAATAATTATGTGACGCTACACAGAATCCATCTATATATAACTCATCTCTCTCAGGGAAACACATAGGAATACATTGTAGCATCTCCTCCTCTATATATCATGATAGGTAACACAAGAAGGTTGTATTTTATCTAAACATTGGGGTCCACAACAGGCCTCCTCCTATATGACTCTGTAGGGTAACATTAGAGAAATACAAGCATTATTCTATATGGTAAGTACCGGAATAATGGCCTCGCCTCCTCCaccttctgcatccaactgttatAAGAAGAAACATgacaaatattatatatacaagTTATAGAAAGTACCAggaatatacattatactactggCATAAGATATAACATCCAGTACAAACACTGGAGCTCCGGCCCATAGAGGATAGTGTTATATCTATTGGGTGATGTAAACTAGATGTTGGGGGTAAAAGGCCCAGTAACAGGGGCCACACAAATTCTATAAGACTCTTTACAATGATCACTTTGGAGgaatcaaaccagtagaaccctgttttgggtcacactttgctaaaagtttggtttggcatgaacgtgaactgagcttttagcagagTTCTAGCCAAAACAGGTTTCAACTGGTTCAGTTCATTCAAaattagtcctgaacactggtgtataacactaagggCCATAAAACCCCTGTATATCACTCTGAGTGTTTTATAGGGCTTTTATAGCTCCTAGACAATGTTATACATGGGTTTTAGGGGTTTTGCTGAACTTCTAGTTTGGTTCAAGCTaaaggtgaacacccacttgtgttttttttaacgctgaaaTATCGCAGGTTTttttacgtgattgtcaatgggactttctaatgttaaaaatacattaCAAGTTTgtactttgtgatttttgtgcgatgcgtttttaatcttagaaagtcccattgacaatcgcgttaaaaaaaagcagcgatatcgcagcgttaaaaaaaacgcaagtgggtgttcaccctaattcagactgaaccaaactttttacaaaagttttgCAAACCAACTGAATttctcaaaagttcactcattacTAAAAATGACACACATACTTCTCATCAGGgaaatcctcttcctcctcctcatcttcctccctttagaataaataaaaaaaacattaatacatAATTTGTAaacccaataaaaaaaacaaaaccaaaaaagcaTAAACTACAACTATATAATCGGCAACTTCTACAGCAATTCCCTcacacactgctggaactgatctCCCTCTCTTTatgagcgggggagggggggtcctgATCTATGACCATGGCAGTGGCAGAGAAGTCACATTCACCAGCTGTGCCCAACCTCCTTATAAATATAACCCTGCTTCTCCTATAGACTTACGGAATTGTCTTCAGCCACGGTGGCCAAGAAACTTCATAAAATTTGAAATTCCTACGATAGCAAACAGAACTCTGGTTAAAATAATCAATAATCATGTGACGCTAAACAGAATCCATCTATATAGAACTCATCTCTATCAGGGAAACACATAGGAATACATTGTAGCATCTCCTCCTCTATATCACTCAGTATGGTAACACTAGAGAAATACAAGCATTATTCTATATGGTAAGTACCGGAATACTAGCTTGGCCTTCTTCACCTTCCAGAACCATCTGTTATAAGAATAAACAGGACAGATATTATATATACAGTTTATAGAAATATACATTATACTATTGGCATCAGATATAACATCGAGTACAGTGTTGGTCTATTGGGTGATATAAACTAGATGTTGGAGGTAAAAGGCCCAGTAACAGGGGCCACACAAATTCTATGAGACTCTTTACAATAATTAGGGTTGAGCGcatcaaaccagtagaaccctgttttgggtcacactttgctaaaagtttggtttggcataaACTCAAGGCAAGCTTTTAGAAAAGTTCCACCCAAAACAGggatctactggttcagtttgttcAAAACCAgtcctggtgtataacactatctaagggccatagaagccctgtataacactcgcAGTGTTTCATTAGGATTTTATGGCTCATAGACAATGTTATATattagttttaggggttttgctgaacttctggtttggttcaaactaattaagaccgaaccaaacttttacaaAAGTTTTGCAAACCAACTGAACTTCTCAAACGTTTGCTCATCACCAAAAATGATACACATACTTCTTGTCTGGgtaatcctcctccttctcctctaaaCTTTTCATCATCCTAATAGAGAGTAAGGAAGACAATGAGAATTAAACATCAATGACTCCTGGGACGTCTTAAGATGTAGACAAACATTTATAATAGACAGATATGTACTTCTAATTTACTAGACCCAACCTGAAGCTAAGACATTTACCTCTATTGTATTTATACCCAACCTGTTTCTGCACCTCTAGACCTGAACCCAAAGCCTGAGCACCAACCCATCGATCCCCAACATCTATTAACTACACAGTCAGAGAAATTGTACATTTACAATAGAGATGAACTTACCTGAAAATATGTCAATCGTTCTCCAATTGCTCAGAAATAGCTCACAAACCGCTCACCAATGCTACTAGaggggaaaaagaagaatttatAGAAAATTGATCATAGTATTTCCCTGAGAAGTATGTGCTGATACACTTATAGGATGGAGAGAAGTGAGAGCGGAGAAGAGCGGACAGCTGGACTCACATAGGGGAGACATATGGGAAGAGGTGAAGAAATGCCAAAAAATAATGGTGGACACAAGAAGATCCTCAGAGAGCAGACTTACCTCCACTAGCAACTACAACCCTCAACAGAATGTTAGCGCTGCGGCTCCTTATATACCAGGTGCAATGTCATAATCCCAACATTCCGTGGCCATGTATGAAAGCATCAGCTGctatttaaagggacagtacgaGGCCACACAGACAATCCCATGTAATGTAGATGAAATGGGAAactcttcccatctgacagctgaTATATAATATTATTCTGGTGTCATTTTTGCCTAATATACACCTGTACATACATATAGCTATAAACCACACATCTGTACACAAATACGACatgcacagtacacatacagtacacatacatacatatatactacaCAGGTGCTGTGTATGGACACATATAACACACAAATCTAAGTATATAGACTCCTGACAAATCCAtccatgcacacacatatatatatatacactaccgttcaaaagtttggggtcacccaaacaattttgtgttttccatgaaaagtcacacttattcaccaccatgcgttgtgaaatgaatagaaaatagagccaagacattgacaaggttagaaataatgatttgtatttgaaataacattgtttttacatcaaactttgctttcgtcaaagaatcctccttttgcagcaattacagcattgcacacctttgacattctagctgttaatttgttgaggtaagcttgtgaaattgcaccccccgcttctagaagcatctcccacaagttggattggttggatgggcacttctggcgtaccatacggtcaagctgctcccacaacagctcaatggggttcagatctggtgactgcgctggccactccattaccgatagaataccagctgcctgcttctgctgtaaatagttcttgcacaatttggaggtgtgtttagggtcattgtcctgttgtaggatgaaattggttccaatcaagcgctgtccactgggtatggcatggcgttgcaaaatggagtgatagccttccttattcagaatcccttttaccctgtacaaatctcccaccttaccagcaccaaagcaaccccagaccatcacattacctccaccatgcttaacaaatggcgtcaggcattcttccagcatcttttcatttgttctgcgtctcacaaacgttcttctttgtgatccaaacacctcaaacttggattcatccgtccacaacacttttttccagtcttcctctgtccaatgtctgtgttcttttgcccatcttaatctttttcttttattggccagtctcagatatggctttttctttgccactctgccctgaagcccaaaatcccgcagccgcctcttcactgtagatgttgacactggtgttttgcgggtactatttaatgaagatgccagttgggtacctgtgaggcgtctgtttctcaaactagagactctaatgtgcttatcttcttgcttagttgtgcaacgcggcctcccacttctttttctactctggttagagcctgtttgtgctgtcctctgaagggagtagtacacaccgttgtaggaaatcttcaatttcttagcaatttctcgcatggaatagccttcatttctaagaacaagaatagactgtcgagtttcagatgaaagttctctttttctggccattttgagcgtttaattgaccccacaaatgtgatgctccagaaactcaatctgctcacaggaaggtcagttttgttgcttctgtaacgagctagactgttttcagatgtgtgaacatgattgcacaagggttttctaatcatcaattagccttctgagccaatgagcaaacacattgtaccattagaacactggagtgatagttgctggaaatgggcctctattcacctttgtagatattgcacaaaataccaggcatttgcagctagaatagtcatttacc is a window of Eleutherodactylus coqui strain aEleCoq1 chromosome 4, aEleCoq1.hap1, whole genome shotgun sequence DNA encoding:
- the LOC136626641 gene encoding uncharacterized protein: MTLPVRHWLTVHRGPVPTDIFDDWMMKSLEEKEEDYPDKKWFWKVKKAKLVFRNFKFYEVSWPPWLKTIPEEDEEEEEDFPDENWMQKVEEARPLFRRFKYNEVSLWPSVQPIPEEDEEEEDEEEEEEEGGTISREEDVEDEEEIETLDLVEETICRPIQHSVKEAWTSMESLQEDSRRYRAGFIMQDIVEQTESVKPFFESNLAKSLVCNKPKLIFLQSSTQNSSTPHW